GCCGTGGCCGCGGGCATGGCCGGCATCCCGCCCCCCGGGTGGCTATCCCGCGCCTACGCGGCGGCCTGCCGGGCGATGTCGTCCACCACCACCAGGGCCGCTTCCAGGGTGAATTCGCCGTGGGCGGCCATGTCGAGCGCCTGCGCCGGCGTCACCGTGGCGAACTCCATGACTTCGCCGTCGCGGTTGGCCGGCGTGACGCCCGCGTCCAGGACACAGCGGCTGACCAGCAGTTCTTCCACTTGATACCCTTCCGGCAGGCGCCGATGCATGCGCAGGACGCTGCGCAGCGGCTCGCGGCCGCGAACCTCGTGCGGCGCCAGGCCGGCTTCTTCATGGCATTCGCGGATCAACGCGACATCGAGCGATTCGCCGCTGGCCACGAGGCCGCCGACCAGCGTGTCCCACATGCCGGGATCGGTGGCCTTGTTCAAGGCGCGGCGCGCGACCCAGAGCCTGCCGTCCGGCGTCCACGCATTCAGGTGCACGGCCTGCGTCAGTATGCCCAGGGGGCGTACCGCCGCGCGTTCGATGGCGCCCAGCCGCCGCCCTTCGACGTCGTGGACGTCCAGCAATTCGTCACGCCAGCCCCGCAGGCAATCAGCTTCGCGCAAGGTGCGCGCGACCTTGGCCAGCAGCGCGTCCAGGTCCGGGCCGCCCGCCATGCCGTCGGCCAGCCGCAGGCTGTCGGTATCGGCGCTGACGCCCGCCAGTCCGCGCAAGGCGTCGCAGGCCGCCAGGGTGGCATGGCCGCAGCGGCGACCGGCGATATACAGGACGCGCGACGACGGCGGCATGGGCTCCTGGGCGCGCGCGCGCAAGGCGGCGTACAGGTCGTCGGACGGCGATGGGCAAGGCGATGGCAGGGGGCTGTGCTGCATGGCGGGATTTTAGGGGCTTATTGGATCGCCCGGGTGGTTGCGGCCGGGGGTGCGGCCGAGGTCTCGGCCGAAGTCGCCGGGTGGGTCGCGGGCGCGCTGGGCAGGGCGCTTGCGCCGGCGCCGCGCGGCGCGCCGGAAAGCCGTTGCGCCATGTTCCGCCGGCCCGGTCCATACCAGGGGAGGCGGCCTCCGCTATAATCCGGCGGTTTCTTTGTGATTCGAGCAGAACCGATGTGCGTTGGCAGTGGTTTTATGCCCGTCTCGTAATCTGCCGTCCAACAATCGCGCGTTTCCGTGTAGGTATCGGCAGCACCCTGCCACATCGGCACGGCCCTGACGCGTCATGATAGAGGGTCAGCATGAAGAAGTGGAGAGGGATACTGGGTGCGTGCGCAATGCTGGCAAGCGGCATTGCCTGTGCTCAGGTCAAGGACATGCCTGGAGGCCCCAAGGTCGACCAGCTGAACCTGCACGAAGGCGTTACGCAGATCGCCCATGACGTGATGTGGCTGCACTGGATGATGCTCAGCATCTGCCTGGTGATCTTCCTCGGCGTCTTTGGCGTGATGTTCTATTCGATCTGGGCGCACCGCAAATCGCGCGGGCATCAGCCGGCCACTTTCCACGAGCACGTCGGCGTGGAAGTTGCCTGGACGGTCATCCCATTCTTCATCGTTATCGCCATGGCCCTGCCGGCCACCAAAGCGGTGGTCGCCATGAAGGACACTTCCAGTCCCGACCTGACCGTCAAGGTCACCGGGTACCAGTGGAAGTGGGGCTACGAATACATCGACGGTCCCGCCAGCGGCGTCAAGTTCCTGTCCACGCTCTCCACGCCGCGCGCGCAG
This genomic interval from Bordetella genomosp. 8 contains the following:
- a CDS encoding NUDIX domain-containing protein, with the protein product MQHSPLPSPCPSPSDDLYAALRARAQEPMPPSSRVLYIAGRRCGHATLAACDALRGLAGVSADTDSLRLADGMAGGPDLDALLAKVARTLREADCLRGWRDELLDVHDVEGRRLGAIERAAVRPLGILTQAVHLNAWTPDGRLWVARRALNKATDPGMWDTLVGGLVASGESLDVALIRECHEEAGLAPHEVRGREPLRSVLRMHRRLPEGYQVEELLVSRCVLDAGVTPANRDGEVMEFATVTPAQALDMAAHGEFTLEAALVVVDDIARQAAA